Proteins encoded in a region of the Triplophysa rosa linkage group LG6, Trosa_1v2, whole genome shotgun sequence genome:
- the gpc6b gene encoding glypican-6b isoform X1, which produces MIRMASGIKRHEISPERVMLAVFAGVCFLSVVRVSSAVDLPAVNCSLVTDAYSSLGFSPADVPNAETPGGHPRVCGPQKTCCNTVMEENFNHRSTRDFEKLIDDTSEELRNTFMTRHKRFDGFFLDLLERTEQSQNEMFIRTYGKPYMQNAEVFQSLFAELKRYYTGGNVNLEEMLNDFWTHLLERMFQLLNSQYVITEDYLECISKYMEELKPFGDYPKKLKSQVTRAFVAARTFVQGLVVGREVANRVSKVTMSPACIDGFTKMLYCSYCNGLSTLKPCKNYCLNVLKGCLANQADLDPEWSKYTDAMLLLTERLEGPFNIESVMEPIDVKISEAIMYMQENSIQLSYQVFQGCGQPKPSGMSRTARGVPDTFSGRFSPYNPEELPTAAAGSRLGRLRIVWKAMQYSVGDIKEKLRQFRKFWSWIPEGICQEEHVAAVDGDDDCWNGVSRGRYVPEVLKDGLTHQVNNPEVGVDITRPDTLIRHQIAALRAMTNKLKNAYDGNDIYFQDSDDDSSTSGSGSGCSETCVTESDSFITQAPREEAEKRDEASSASSIRSSLLLLVLSPLVVSALVLR; this is translated from the exons ATGATCCGGATGGCCAGCGGAATAAAGCGGCACGAGATTTCACCGGAGCGCGTGATGTTGGCTGTGTTTGCcggtgtgtgttttctgtcggTCGTGCGCGTGTCGTCTGCGGTGGATTTACCGGCGGTGAACTGCAGTCTGGTGACAGACGCGTACAGTTCTCTGGGATTCAGTCCTGCCGATGTGCCAAACGCGGAAACACCAG GAGGTCATCCGCGGGTTTGCGGTCCACAGAAGACGTGCTGTAACACAGTAATGGAGGAGAACTTTAACCACAGGAGCACACGAGACTTTGAGAAGCTCATAGACGACACCAGCGAGGAACTGAGGAACACCTTTATGACCAGACATAAAAGGTTTGATG GTTTCTTTCTGGATTTGCTGGAGAGAACTGAGCAGTCTCAAAACGAGATGTTCATCCGTACATATGGCAAACCCTACATGCAGAACGCCGAGGTCTTTCAGAGTTTGTTCGCCGAGCTGAAGAGATACTACACCGGTGGCAACGTCAATCTGGAGGAGATGCTGAATGACTTCTGGACGCACCTTCTGGAGCGCATGTTCCAGCTCCTCAATTCTCAGTACGTCATCACTGAGGATTATCTGGAATGCATAAGTAAGTACATGGAAGAGCTCAAACCCTTTGGAGACTATCCCAAGAAGCTCAAGTCTCAGGTTACTCGGGCGTTCGTCGCGGCTCGCACCTTCGTCCAGGGCCTGGTGGTGGGTCGGGAAGTCGCTAACAGAGTTTCTAAG GTTACCATGAGCCCCGCGTGCATCGACGGCTTCACTAAAATGCTCTACTGTTCGTACTGTAATGGTCTGTCCACGCTGAAGCCCTGCAAGAACTACTGTCTGAATGTACTGAAGGGCTGTCTGGCCAACCAGGCCGATCTCGACCCAGAATGGAGCAAATATACCG ATGCCATGTTGCTCTTGACAGAGAGACTAGAGGGACCTTTCAACATCGAGTCCGTCATGGAGCCGATAGACGTCAAGATATCGGAAGCCATCATGTATATGCAGGAGAACAGCATTCAGCTTTCTTATCAA GTTTTCCAAGGTTGTGGACAACCGAAGCCTTCAGGAATGAGCAGAACTGCCCGCGGTGTCCCTGACACGTTCAGCGGACGCTTCAGCCCCTACAACCCCGAAGAACTTCCGACCGCTGCTGCCGGTAGTCGCCTGGGACGCCTG AGGATTGTATGGAAAGCCATGCAGTACAGT GTGGGTGACATCAAAGAAAAGTTGAGGCAGTTCAGAAAGTTTTGGTCCTGGATTCCAGAAGGCATATGTCAGGAAGAACACGTGGCAGCGGTGGACGGTGATGATGACTGCTGGAACGGTGTTTCTAGGGGCAG ATACGTCCCTGAGGTTCTGAAAGATGGACTGACCCATCAGGTGAATAACCCAGAGGTCGGGGTTGATATAACCAGGCCGGACACGCTCATACGACATCAGATCGCGGCTTTAAGAGCGATGACCAACAAGCTCAAGAACGCATATGACGGTAATGACATCTACTTCCAAGACTCCG ATGATGACAGCAGCACTTCAGGAAGCGGCAGCGGCTGCAGCGAGACGTGTGTCACAGAATCAGACTCTTTCATCACACAAGCTCCTCGCGAAGAAGCGGAGAAACGTGACGAAGCATCTTCAGCCTCCAGCATCCGGTCATCTCTCCTCCTCCTCGTCCTGTCGCCGCTGGTCGTCTCTGCTCTGGTCCTGAGATAG
- the gpc6b gene encoding glypican-6b isoform X2: protein MIRMASGIKRHEISPERVMLAVFAGVCFLSVVRVSSAVDLPAVNCSLVTDAYSSLGFSPADVPNAETPGGHPRVCGPQKTCCNTVMEENFNHRSTRDFEKLIDDTSEELRNTFMTRHKRFDGFFLDLLERTEQSQNEMFIRTYGKPYMQNAEVFQSLFAELKRYYTGGNVNLEEMLNDFWTHLLERMFQLLNSQYVITEDYLECISKYMEELKPFGDYPKKLKSQVTRAFVAARTFVQGLVVGREVANRVSKVTMSPACIDGFTKMLYCSYCNGLSTLKPCKNYCLNVLKGCLANQADLDPEWSKYTDAMLLLTERLEGPFNIESVMEPIDVKISEAIMYMQENSIQLSYQVFQGCGQPKPSGMSRTARGVPDTFSGRFSPYNPEELPTAAAGSRLGRLVGDIKEKLRQFRKFWSWIPEGICQEEHVAAVDGDDDCWNGVSRGRYVPEVLKDGLTHQVNNPEVGVDITRPDTLIRHQIAALRAMTNKLKNAYDGNDIYFQDSDDDSSTSGSGSGCSETCVTESDSFITQAPREEAEKRDEASSASSIRSSLLLLVLSPLVVSALVLR, encoded by the exons ATGATCCGGATGGCCAGCGGAATAAAGCGGCACGAGATTTCACCGGAGCGCGTGATGTTGGCTGTGTTTGCcggtgtgtgttttctgtcggTCGTGCGCGTGTCGTCTGCGGTGGATTTACCGGCGGTGAACTGCAGTCTGGTGACAGACGCGTACAGTTCTCTGGGATTCAGTCCTGCCGATGTGCCAAACGCGGAAACACCAG GAGGTCATCCGCGGGTTTGCGGTCCACAGAAGACGTGCTGTAACACAGTAATGGAGGAGAACTTTAACCACAGGAGCACACGAGACTTTGAGAAGCTCATAGACGACACCAGCGAGGAACTGAGGAACACCTTTATGACCAGACATAAAAGGTTTGATG GTTTCTTTCTGGATTTGCTGGAGAGAACTGAGCAGTCTCAAAACGAGATGTTCATCCGTACATATGGCAAACCCTACATGCAGAACGCCGAGGTCTTTCAGAGTTTGTTCGCCGAGCTGAAGAGATACTACACCGGTGGCAACGTCAATCTGGAGGAGATGCTGAATGACTTCTGGACGCACCTTCTGGAGCGCATGTTCCAGCTCCTCAATTCTCAGTACGTCATCACTGAGGATTATCTGGAATGCATAAGTAAGTACATGGAAGAGCTCAAACCCTTTGGAGACTATCCCAAGAAGCTCAAGTCTCAGGTTACTCGGGCGTTCGTCGCGGCTCGCACCTTCGTCCAGGGCCTGGTGGTGGGTCGGGAAGTCGCTAACAGAGTTTCTAAG GTTACCATGAGCCCCGCGTGCATCGACGGCTTCACTAAAATGCTCTACTGTTCGTACTGTAATGGTCTGTCCACGCTGAAGCCCTGCAAGAACTACTGTCTGAATGTACTGAAGGGCTGTCTGGCCAACCAGGCCGATCTCGACCCAGAATGGAGCAAATATACCG ATGCCATGTTGCTCTTGACAGAGAGACTAGAGGGACCTTTCAACATCGAGTCCGTCATGGAGCCGATAGACGTCAAGATATCGGAAGCCATCATGTATATGCAGGAGAACAGCATTCAGCTTTCTTATCAA GTTTTCCAAGGTTGTGGACAACCGAAGCCTTCAGGAATGAGCAGAACTGCCCGCGGTGTCCCTGACACGTTCAGCGGACGCTTCAGCCCCTACAACCCCGAAGAACTTCCGACCGCTGCTGCCGGTAGTCGCCTGGGACGCCTG GTGGGTGACATCAAAGAAAAGTTGAGGCAGTTCAGAAAGTTTTGGTCCTGGATTCCAGAAGGCATATGTCAGGAAGAACACGTGGCAGCGGTGGACGGTGATGATGACTGCTGGAACGGTGTTTCTAGGGGCAG ATACGTCCCTGAGGTTCTGAAAGATGGACTGACCCATCAGGTGAATAACCCAGAGGTCGGGGTTGATATAACCAGGCCGGACACGCTCATACGACATCAGATCGCGGCTTTAAGAGCGATGACCAACAAGCTCAAGAACGCATATGACGGTAATGACATCTACTTCCAAGACTCCG ATGATGACAGCAGCACTTCAGGAAGCGGCAGCGGCTGCAGCGAGACGTGTGTCACAGAATCAGACTCTTTCATCACACAAGCTCCTCGCGAAGAAGCGGAGAAACGTGACGAAGCATCTTCAGCCTCCAGCATCCGGTCATCTCTCCTCCTCCTCGTCCTGTCGCCGCTGGTCGTCTCTGCTCTGGTCCTGAGATAG